One region of Candidatus Riesia pediculischaeffi genomic DNA includes:
- the cgtA gene encoding Obg family GTPase CgtA — translation MKFIDEVEISVLAGNGGSGCVSFRKEKTRLLRRKIPNGGDGGKGGDVYLVSDKNINTLTYYHYHRVIRSEDGKNGKNNFRKGKEGKDTVQTVPVGTRVFDRRTGEMIVDLADHHQSIKIAEGGSFGLGNYRFRTRRSNRCTLGKPGEKKKIFLELRLLADVGLLGTPNSGKSTLIRQISSAKPRVANYPFTTLFPHLGVVNVNNGKFVVADIPGLINGASKGVGLGINFLKHLERCSILLHIVDISPEIQSSIIKNIKMIDSEIFSYKSSLFKKKRWIVFNKIDLVKEDYEEIASKIVQNLRWREKYYTISAIENIGLKDLCKDIFDYVENTKIQ, via the coding sequence ATGAAATTTATTGACGAAGTAGAAATATCGGTGTTGGCAGGAAATGGAGGATCAGGATGTGTTAGCTTTCGAAAAGAGAAGACACGTCTGTTGAGAAGAAAAATACCCAATGGTGGAGATGGAGGAAAGGGAGGAGATGTATATTTAGTATCAGATAAAAATATAAATACTCTAACATACTATCATTACCATCGAGTAATACGTTCCGAAGATGGAAAAAACGGGAAAAATAATTTTAGAAAAGGAAAGGAAGGAAAAGATACAGTACAAACCGTTCCTGTAGGAACCAGGGTTTTTGATCGAAGGACAGGAGAAATGATCGTAGATTTAGCCGATCATCATCAATCTATCAAGATCGCTGAAGGAGGGTCTTTCGGTTTAGGTAACTACCGATTTAGAACAAGAAGAAGCAACAGGTGTACTCTAGGAAAGCCAGGTGAAAAGAAAAAAATATTCTTGGAGCTCAGATTGCTTGCTGATGTTGGTCTGTTAGGAACGCCAAATTCAGGAAAATCTACCTTGATCCGTCAAATTTCTTCTGCTAAACCAAGAGTAGCAAACTATCCATTTACAACTTTATTTCCTCATTTAGGAGTTGTAAATGTAAACAATGGAAAGTTCGTAGTAGCGGATATTCCAGGATTGATAAACGGCGCTTCTAAAGGTGTAGGTCTGGGGATAAATTTCCTAAAACACTTGGAAAGGTGTTCTATACTTTTACACATCGTAGATATTTCTCCAGAAATTCAAAGTTCTATAATTAAAAACATCAAGATGATCGATTCAGAAATTTTTTCATATAAAAGTAGTTTATTCAAAAAGAAGAGGTGGATTGTCTTCAATAAAATTGATCTTGTAAAAGAAGATTATGAAGAAATCGCGAGTAAGATTGTTCAAAATTTACGATGGAGAGAAAAATACTATACTATCTCTGCTATTGAGAACATCGGACTTAAAGATCTTTGTAAAGATATATTCGATTATGTCGAAAACACAAAAATTCAATAA